A stretch of Cyanobacterium sp. HL-69 DNA encodes these proteins:
- a CDS encoding TatD DNase family protein: protein MQLIDTHVHVNFDRFKGDLEEVSHRWREKGVSKLVHSCVHPDEFETIKELSLQFAEMYCSVGLHPLDTRRWEGETTGQKILAFAQSFPKVVAIGEMGLDFYKDEENDLQKEVCWRQLEIAHQLDKPVIIHCRDAAMAMRQILTEFFEAKGRVNGVMHCWTGTPEETQWFLDLGMYVSFSGVVTFKKAHTVHESAKMVPSDRLLIETDCPFLAPTPYRGKRNEPSYVLYVAEELAELRKEPLEAIASYTTANAHKLFKL, encoded by the coding sequence ATGCAATTAATAGATACCCATGTTCATGTCAATTTTGACAGATTCAAAGGGGATTTAGAAGAAGTTTCCCATCGTTGGAGAGAAAAAGGAGTAAGCAAATTAGTTCATTCCTGCGTCCATCCCGATGAATTTGAAACCATTAAAGAATTATCTTTACAATTTGCCGAAATGTATTGTTCGGTGGGCTTACATCCCCTAGACACCCGACGCTGGGAAGGGGAAACCACAGGCCAAAAAATTCTCGCCTTCGCCCAATCTTTCCCCAAAGTAGTAGCCATCGGTGAAATGGGGTTGGACTTTTATAAAGACGAAGAAAATGACTTACAAAAAGAAGTCTGTTGGCGACAACTAGAAATTGCCCATCAACTTGATAAACCAGTCATCATCCATTGTCGAGATGCCGCCATGGCAATGCGTCAGATACTGACCGAGTTTTTTGAAGCTAAAGGCAGAGTAAACGGGGTAATGCACTGTTGGACAGGAACCCCAGAAGAAACTCAGTGGTTTTTAGACCTAGGAATGTATGTTAGTTTTAGTGGTGTTGTCACCTTCAAAAAAGCCCATACCGTCCATGAGAGTGCCAAAATGGTACCTTCCGATCGCCTTTTAATTGAAACCGACTGTCCTTTCTTAGCCCCTACCCCCTATCGAGGTAAACGTAATGAGCCTTCCTACGTCCTCTATGTGGCCGAAGAACTCGCCGAGCTTAGAAAAGAACCCCTAGAGGCGATCGCCTCTTACACCACCGCTAACGCCCATAAACTGTTCAAACTATAA
- the rpsT gene encoding SSU ribosomal protein S20 RspT has protein sequence MANSKSAIKRIQINERNRMRNKTYKSAVRTLMKKYLQAVEVYSSNPSEDQKKAVDATMSAAYSKIDKAVKKGVFHKNNGARKKARLAKALKSAASQSA, from the coding sequence GTGGCTAATTCTAAATCAGCAATCAAAAGAATACAAATCAACGAACGTAACCGTATGCGCAATAAGACTTACAAGTCTGCGGTTAGAACTTTGATGAAAAAATATCTCCAAGCAGTAGAAGTTTATTCTTCTAATCCTAGCGAAGATCAAAAGAAAGCGGTAGATGCGACCATGTCTGCTGCCTATAGCAAAATTGACAAAGCTGTTAAAAAAGGTGTATTCCATAAAAATAATGGAGCTAGAAAAAAAGCTAGATTAGCTAAAGCTCTTAAAAGTGCAGCATCTCAATCAGCTTAA
- the radC gene encoding DNA repair protein RadC: MVYHLRIADLPLSERPRERLIESGAKNLSTAELIAILLGTGQGKGKLSAVGLGQYILSQLSLNQRDPLDVLRDISPVELMTIPGIGPAKATTILAGVELGKRTFQFRPNARAIIDSPQAAASAFSHELMWQSQERFAVLLLDSKNSLIGTHVITVGIANETLAHPREVFREAIRQSATNIIIAHNHPSGNLEPSAEDMSLTDKLLQSSNIIGIPILDHLIIGNGDHFSLRENCDLW; this comes from the coding sequence ATGGTTTACCATCTAAGGATAGCTGACTTACCCCTGAGCGAGCGCCCCAGGGAAAGATTAATAGAAAGTGGAGCAAAGAACCTCTCTACCGCAGAATTGATAGCTATTTTATTAGGTACAGGACAAGGTAAAGGTAAATTATCAGCGGTGGGATTGGGGCAGTATATCCTTAGTCAACTTAGTTTAAACCAAAGAGACCCCCTCGATGTTTTAAGAGATATTTCCCCCGTAGAATTAATGACTATTCCAGGTATAGGCCCTGCCAAGGCTACTACAATTTTAGCAGGGGTAGAGTTAGGGAAAAGAACTTTTCAATTTCGTCCCAATGCCAGAGCAATTATTGATAGTCCCCAAGCAGCAGCTTCGGCTTTTAGCCATGAATTGATGTGGCAATCTCAGGAACGTTTTGCAGTTTTATTGTTAGATAGTAAAAATAGTCTGATAGGTACCCATGTAATTACTGTAGGTATCGCTAACGAAACCCTTGCCCATCCTCGAGAGGTTTTTCGGGAGGCTATTCGTCAATCCGCCACTAACATCATCATTGCCCATAACCATCCTTCTGGTAATTTAGAGCCTTCTGCAGAAGATATGTCATTAACCGACAAGTTATTACAATCATCCAACATCATCGGTATTCCAATTTTAGATCATTTAATTATTGGTAATGGTGATCATTTTAGCTTACGAGAAAATTGTGACCTATGGTAA
- a CDS encoding Lipid A core O-antigen ligase-related, producing the protein MLKQIIYPLSLLNTAYKKYLFAIFNLTFIYNLGVIFIIIFLIQQWKNQCQNIIKQFETKLLLVITISFIISSIFAHNSLDSWLGLPNFLPFFALFLAVKTIITKAEDLIVSAFFVSCTSIFVLIIGLGQLFLNWQIAGVFRSVIGWRVILNGYPPDRMSAIFTHANSLTLFLCTSLTFCIGLLLTSQPKFKIKISSKQKFYPIKQRVVNVFNNPKNIRYFLILTIIFDLIGIYFTNSRMGWMITVFILVSFSIYCHWYKILQLITIAGIIVGWASFGNLPGQSIMRQIVPASLWLRLSDQMFPNRPVETLRITQWQFAWEMMGDRPLFGWGLRNFDYLYRQTYDIYIGHPHNLFLMLGSETGLIGLTLMCIFVGITLYKSIIYLSLLKNNKKESIIVFTYLISFGNCILYNLSDSSIFDLRLNLIGWIILGSIAGISDPINHENYNLRSQGEFVQDDDD; encoded by the coding sequence ATGCTAAAACAAATAATTTATCCTTTAAGTTTGCTAAATACTGCTTATAAAAAATATCTTTTTGCTATTTTTAACTTAACCTTTATTTATAATTTAGGGGTTATATTTATAATCATTTTTTTGATTCAACAGTGGAAAAATCAATGTCAAAATATTATTAAACAATTTGAAACTAAATTACTATTAGTTATTACTATTTCATTTATTATATCCAGTATATTTGCTCACAATTCTCTGGACTCGTGGTTAGGATTGCCCAATTTTTTACCTTTTTTTGCTCTTTTTTTAGCCGTCAAAACCATTATTACTAAAGCAGAAGATTTAATTGTTTCAGCCTTTTTTGTTAGTTGTACATCAATATTTGTCCTAATTATTGGACTAGGGCAATTATTTTTAAATTGGCAAATAGCGGGGGTTTTTCGCTCTGTCATTGGATGGCGAGTTATTCTCAATGGGTATCCGCCTGACAGGATGTCCGCAATTTTTACCCATGCCAATTCATTAACACTTTTTTTATGTACCAGTTTAACTTTTTGTATCGGCTTACTATTAACTTCTCAACCTAAATTTAAAATTAAAATATCTTCTAAACAAAAATTTTACCCCATAAAACAAAGAGTCGTAAATGTATTTAACAACCCTAAAAATATTCGTTATTTTCTTATTTTAACTATAATTTTTGACCTAATTGGGATTTATTTTACTAACTCTCGTATGGGTTGGATGATTACTGTTTTTATCCTTGTAAGTTTTTCTATTTATTGTCATTGGTACAAAATATTACAACTAATAACCATAGCGGGAATAATCGTTGGTTGGGCATCTTTTGGAAATTTACCTGGACAATCAATTATGCGTCAAATTGTCCCTGCTTCTCTATGGTTAAGACTATCGGATCAAATGTTTCCAAATCGACCTGTAGAAACCCTTAGAATCACTCAATGGCAGTTTGCTTGGGAGATGATGGGCGATCGCCCTTTATTCGGTTGGGGACTGAGAAACTTCGATTATTTATACCGTCAAACCTACGACATATATATAGGACATCCGCACAATTTATTTCTGATGTTGGGGTCAGAAACTGGGTTAATAGGTTTAACATTAATGTGTATTTTCGTAGGAATTACTTTGTATAAATCTATTATATATTTAAGTCTTTTAAAAAATAATAAAAAAGAATCAATTATAGTATTTACCTATCTAATAAGTTTTGGAAATTGCATTCTTTATAACTTATCAGATAGTAGTATTTTTGACCTCAGATTAAATCTTATTGGTTGGATAATTTTAGGCAGTATTGCAGGAATAAGTGACCCAATTAACCACGAGAATTATAATCTGCGATCGCAAGGCGAATTTGTTCAAGACGACGACGATTAA
- a CDS encoding Mobile element protein has protein sequence MRRINYYQWEQIREEIILLCIQWYLFYSLTYEEVQEVMAQRGFAIDNDTINQLIEEYSVMAKKRWEKIERKRKRGWRVVEIPFKIKSRRKYLYRALDAQGNTLDFIISANNNKRKAHQFFQKTISQSLESTNKIILQTKSKQPIQTKIVSSFIFISILILVGYIILDNIPFNTENIQNKTEENQNN, from the coding sequence ATGAGAAGAATCAACTATTATCAATGGGAGCAAATTAGAGAAGAAATAATTCTCCTATGTATTCAATGGTACTTATTCTACTCATTAACCTATGAAGAAGTGCAAGAAGTCATGGCGCAAAGAGGATTTGCCATCGATAATGATACCATCAATCAACTGATAGAAGAATATTCTGTCATGGCAAAAAAAAGATGGGAAAAAATAGAAAGAAAAAGAAAAAGAGGATGGAGAGTAGTTGAAATACCCTTTAAAATTAAGAGTCGTCGTAAATATCTATATCGAGCATTAGATGCCCAAGGAAATACCCTAGATTTCATAATTTCGGCTAACAATAATAAACGAAAAGCTCACCAATTTTTCCAAAAAACCATCTCTCAGAGTTTAGAAAGCACCAATAAAATTATCTTACAAACAAAATCAAAACAACCAATACAAACGAAAATTGTATCATCTTTTATTTTTATTTCTATACTAATATTAGTAGGATATATTATCCTTGATAATATTCCTTTTAACACAGAAAATATACAAAATAAGACAGAAGAAAATCAAAACAATTAA
- the cbiO gene encoding ECF-type Co2+/Ni2+ uptake system ATPase comnponent CbiO, which yields MMVLSISDLHFQYNDKVVFEDLSLEIYEGEKIGLLGANGSGKTTLFLSICGLLTLDKGNIFLFNKKIEKGMFYPEIGLIFQNPDDQLFCLKVRDDIIFGAENLSLSSEEIEERLKDVLSTTGVEHLLNRFSHELSGGEKCMVAIASVLIMEPKLILYDEPSANLDLRARRRLINFLKSSEQTMIIASHDLELIREVCDRTIVLSQGKIVADGDPITIMGDRALMEENCLEVPVSLRANL from the coding sequence ATGATGGTTTTATCTATATCAGATTTACATTTTCAATATAATGATAAGGTTGTTTTTGAAGATTTATCTTTAGAAATTTATGAGGGGGAAAAAATAGGATTGTTGGGGGCTAATGGTTCGGGAAAAACTACTTTATTTTTATCAATTTGTGGTTTGTTGACTCTTGATAAGGGGAATATTTTTTTGTTTAATAAAAAAATAGAAAAGGGAATGTTTTATCCTGAAATTGGTTTAATTTTTCAAAATCCTGATGATCAATTATTTTGCTTAAAGGTGAGGGATGATATTATTTTTGGGGCAGAAAATTTGAGCTTATCTTCGGAAGAAATAGAAGAGCGTTTAAAGGATGTATTGAGTACCACTGGGGTTGAACATTTATTAAATCGTTTTTCCCATGAGTTGTCGGGGGGAGAAAAGTGTATGGTTGCGATCGCCTCTGTACTTATTATGGAACCTAAGCTAATATTATATGACGAACCTAGTGCCAATCTCGATTTGAGAGCAAGACGCCGATTAATTAATTTCCTGAAATCTTCTGAACAGACGATGATAATTGCTTCCCATGATTTGGAGTTGATAAGGGAAGTGTGCGATCGCACTATAGTATTAAGTCAAGGAAAAATTGTTGCTGATGGTGACCCTATCACAATTATGGGCGATCGGGCTTTGATGGAAGAAAATTGTTTAGAAGTCCCCGTATCTCTGCGGGCTAATCTTTAA
- a CDS encoding Biotin synthesis protein BioC codes for MLLQPHQRVKLDDTEDTLFYAYPRFVTHVDNNFISQLTNLYRQELKPNTKILDLMSSWVSHLPPEMKFSHVEGHGMNEEELKKNERLDHYFLQNLNSNLQLPLQNEDFDAVLCTVSIQYLQYPEAIFMEIARILKPQGVAIFTFSNRMFYQKAITAWRDATDRQRIFLTKSYFQSVPEFEAPKVIAQQAETPTFLQILGMGAKDPFYAVYARKKSIDL; via the coding sequence ATGCTATTACAACCACACCAAAGAGTAAAATTAGACGACACCGAAGATACATTATTTTACGCCTATCCTCGTTTTGTTACCCATGTTGACAATAACTTTATCAGTCAGTTAACCAACCTCTATCGCCAAGAATTAAAACCTAATACAAAAATACTAGACTTAATGAGTAGTTGGGTTTCTCATCTGCCCCCAGAAATGAAATTTAGCCACGTAGAAGGCCATGGCATGAATGAGGAGGAGTTAAAAAAGAATGAGAGATTAGACCATTATTTTCTCCAAAATCTCAATAGTAATCTGCAATTGCCCCTCCAAAATGAAGATTTTGACGCAGTATTATGCACAGTATCTATTCAATATCTGCAATATCCCGAAGCCATATTTATGGAAATTGCCCGTATCCTCAAACCCCAAGGAGTGGCTATTTTTACTTTTTCCAATCGAATGTTTTACCAGAAAGCTATTACCGCTTGGCGTGATGCCACCGATAGACAAAGGATATTTTTAACAAAGTCTTATTTCCAGTCTGTGCCAGAATTTGAAGCCCCCAAAGTCATCGCTCAACAAGCGGAAACTCCGACTTTTTTACAGATTTTGGGTATGGGGGCAAAAGATCCTTTTTATGCAGTTTATGCAAGGAAAAAATCCATAGACTTGTAA
- the glyA gene encoding glycine hydroxymethyltransferase GlyA — MSQTNLNYLADTDPAIAEIISNELQRQRTHLELIASENFTSPAVMAAQGSVLTNKYAEGLPGKRYYGGCHFVDQAEDLAIERAKKLFGAEMANVQPHSGAQANFAVFLTLLNPGDKIMGMDLSHGGHLTHGSPVNVSGKWFEVCQYGVSKETERLDYDEIRALALKERPKLIICGYSAYPRIIDFAKFREIADEVGAYLLADIAHIAGLVASGHHPNPVPYCDVVTTTTHKTLRGPRGGLILTRDAELGKKLNKSVFPGTQGGPLEHVIAGKAVAFGEALKPEFKTYCGQVIANSQALGSQLVNRGFKLVSGGSDNHLNLVDLRSIGMTGKVADKLLGETSITANKNTVPFDPESPFVTSGLRLGSPAETTRGLKEAEFTEIANIIADRLLNPDDEAVRTDCVRRVEALCDRFPLYPHITIPVPALA; from the coding sequence GTGAGCCAAACTAACCTAAACTATTTAGCCGATACAGATCCAGCCATAGCGGAAATTATTTCTAACGAGTTACAACGCCAAAGAACTCACCTAGAATTAATTGCCAGTGAAAACTTTACCTCCCCTGCGGTAATGGCGGCGCAAGGTTCTGTTTTAACCAATAAATATGCAGAGGGTTTACCCGGGAAACGCTACTATGGCGGTTGTCATTTTGTTGACCAAGCGGAAGATTTAGCCATCGAAAGAGCTAAAAAATTATTTGGTGCAGAAATGGCGAATGTTCAACCCCACTCTGGTGCGCAAGCCAACTTTGCAGTATTTTTAACCCTTCTCAACCCAGGGGACAAAATTATGGGCATGGACTTATCCCACGGTGGACACCTTACCCATGGTTCCCCTGTAAACGTTTCTGGGAAATGGTTTGAAGTTTGTCAGTATGGTGTCAGCAAAGAAACTGAGCGCCTAGACTATGATGAAATCAGAGCATTAGCGCTAAAAGAGCGTCCTAAGTTAATCATTTGTGGTTATTCCGCTTATCCTCGTATTATTGATTTTGCTAAATTCCGTGAAATTGCTGACGAAGTAGGGGCATATTTACTTGCAGACATCGCCCATATCGCCGGTTTGGTAGCCAGTGGACATCACCCCAACCCCGTGCCTTATTGTGATGTAGTCACCACCACCACCCATAAAACCCTCAGAGGCCCCCGTGGTGGCTTGATTTTAACCCGTGATGCAGAATTAGGCAAAAAACTTAATAAATCTGTATTCCCCGGCACCCAAGGCGGTCCTTTGGAACACGTAATCGCAGGGAAAGCAGTGGCTTTTGGAGAGGCGTTAAAACCTGAGTTCAAAACCTATTGTGGACAAGTAATTGCGAACTCTCAGGCTTTGGGTTCTCAGTTGGTAAACAGAGGCTTTAAACTGGTATCTGGGGGCAGTGACAATCATTTAAACTTGGTTGATTTACGTTCTATTGGTATGACTGGTAAAGTGGCTGATAAGTTGTTGGGAGAAACCAGCATCACAGCGAACAAAAATACTGTACCTTTTGATCCTGAATCTCCTTTTGTTACTAGCGGTTTACGTTTAGGCTCTCCTGCTGAAACCACTAGAGGCTTAAAAGAGGCTGAGTTTACCGAGATTGCTAATATTATTGCCGATCGCCTCTTAAACCCCGATGATGAGGCTGTTAGAACCGATTGTGTGCGCCGTGTAGAGGCTCTGTGCGATCGTTTCCCTCTCTATCCTCATATTACCATCCCTGTTCCTGCCTTAGCTTAA
- the dndE gene encoding DNA sulfur modification protein DndE: MRSPIERIKISKKGKDQLIRLKRITKIENWNVLCRWAFCRSIAEENKPTLYPIPNDSNLEMTWQVFGGDMGDILLLVLKQRCHQDGLGLDDGTLKEQFLLHLHRGIGYLVGDMSLKHIEDFVNLNVINQGSNSAFR, encoded by the coding sequence GTGCGCTCGCCCATAGAAAGAATAAAAATATCAAAAAAAGGAAAAGATCAACTAATTCGGCTAAAAAGGATCACCAAAATCGAAAACTGGAACGTGCTTTGTCGCTGGGCTTTTTGTCGTTCCATTGCCGAAGAAAATAAACCAACTCTTTACCCCATCCCTAACGACAGTAACCTCGAAATGACATGGCAAGTATTTGGGGGTGACATGGGAGATATACTATTACTCGTCCTCAAACAAAGATGTCATCAAGACGGTTTGGGGTTAGATGATGGTACCCTCAAGGAACAATTTTTGCTCCATCTCCATCGAGGTATTGGTTATTTGGTGGGGGATATGAGCTTAAAACACATTGAAGATTTTGTTAATTTAAATGTCATCAATCAAGGATCTAATTCTGCCTTTAGATAA
- the glmS gene encoding glutamine--fructose-6-phosphate transaminase (isomerizing) GlmS, with amino-acid sequence MCGIVGYIGTQKAVGILIGGLEKLEYRGYDSAGIATIYDQQLTAIKAKGKLHNLRTKLENNVDYAQIGIGHTRWATHGKPEEYNAHPHGDNKGKFAVVQNGIIENYQDLRKELKEKGHNFVSDTDTEVIPHLLAEYYNPQGDDPFMDAVMKTVHRLEGAFAIALLCADYPEELIVARQNAPLIIGFGQGEFFCASDVTALVNHTNAVLALENGEIGRLTPLGVELYDFGGKRLRRSPRVLDWNPVTVEKQGFRHFMLKEIHEQPSVVRTCLEVYFNPDWQIKATKPVNLNLSPELSEDLENIQIVACGTSWHASLVGKYLLEQIAEIPTFVQYASEFRYSPGPIMANTMTIGVTQSGETADTLAALGMERQRRSRLDKPFRPRIVGITNRPESTLGGMVDQLINTYAGIEIGVAATKTFVAQVMAFYVLALDLAWQRKTINPERIDQILAGLLQLPTQIEKILQTEESKIEELAHNFPETRDFVFLGRGINFPIALEGALKLKEISYIHAEGYPAGEMKHGPIALLDAHVPVVAIAMAGSVYEKVISNAQEAKARDARLIGVVPQSYDDEVFHDILNVPEVEELLSPILAVIPLQLLSYYIASLRGLDVDQPRNLAKSVTVE; translated from the coding sequence ATGTGCGGAATTGTAGGTTACATTGGAACTCAGAAAGCAGTTGGTATTCTCATTGGTGGGTTGGAAAAACTAGAATATCGGGGTTATGATTCTGCTGGTATCGCTACTATTTATGATCAGCAGTTGACGGCCATCAAAGCGAAGGGCAAACTGCACAATCTCCGCACTAAGTTAGAAAATAATGTTGATTATGCTCAAATCGGTATTGGGCATACTCGCTGGGCTACCCACGGAAAACCAGAGGAATATAATGCCCATCCCCACGGTGATAATAAGGGAAAGTTTGCGGTGGTGCAAAATGGCATCATAGAAAATTACCAAGATTTACGGAAGGAGTTGAAGGAGAAAGGACATAATTTTGTTTCGGATACTGATACGGAGGTAATTCCTCATCTATTAGCAGAATATTATAATCCTCAAGGGGATGATCCTTTTATGGATGCGGTGATGAAGACGGTACATCGTTTGGAGGGAGCTTTTGCGATCGCCCTTTTGTGTGCTGATTATCCCGAAGAATTAATTGTTGCCCGTCAAAACGCCCCTTTGATTATCGGTTTTGGGCAGGGAGAATTTTTCTGTGCTTCGGATGTAACCGCCTTAGTAAACCATACTAACGCTGTATTAGCCCTTGAAAATGGCGAAATTGGACGTTTAACCCCCCTAGGAGTAGAGTTATATGACTTTGGGGGTAAAAGATTACGCCGTAGCCCTAGGGTACTAGATTGGAATCCTGTAACGGTAGAAAAACAAGGTTTCCGCCATTTCATGCTCAAGGAAATCCACGAACAACCTTCGGTGGTGCGCACTTGTTTGGAGGTCTATTTTAATCCTGATTGGCAGATAAAGGCAACAAAACCTGTTAACCTCAATCTCAGCCCCGAATTATCAGAAGATTTAGAAAATATCCAAATCGTTGCCTGTGGTACTTCTTGGCACGCTAGTTTAGTCGGTAAATATTTGTTAGAACAAATTGCAGAGATACCTACTTTTGTTCAATATGCGTCGGAGTTTCGATATTCCCCAGGCCCAATTATGGCGAATACCATGACTATTGGGGTAACTCAGTCGGGGGAAACGGCGGATACTTTGGCGGCTTTGGGTATGGAAAGACAAAGACGCTCTCGTTTAGATAAACCTTTTCGCCCTCGCATTGTTGGTATTACTAATCGCCCTGAAAGTACCCTCGGTGGTATGGTCGATCAATTAATTAACACCTATGCAGGGATTGAAATTGGGGTGGCAGCCACTAAAACTTTTGTGGCACAGGTGATGGCATTTTATGTGTTGGCGTTAGATTTGGCTTGGCAAAGAAAAACTATCAATCCCGAAAGAATTGACCAAATTTTGGCTGGTTTGTTGCAACTTCCTACCCAGATAGAGAAGATTTTACAAACGGAGGAGTCCAAGATTGAGGAGTTGGCGCATAATTTCCCTGAAACTAGAGATTTTGTTTTCCTCGGTAGGGGTATCAATTTTCCCATTGCTTTAGAAGGGGCGCTGAAACTCAAGGAGATTAGTTATATCCATGCGGAGGGTTATCCTGCAGGGGAGATGAAACATGGCCCCATTGCCCTTTTAGATGCCCATGTACCTGTAGTGGCGATCGCCATGGCAGGGAGTGTTTATGAAAAGGTCATTTCCAATGCCCAAGAAGCCAAGGCAAGGGATGCTCGTCTGATCGGAGTTGTACCCCAAAGTTATGATGACGAGGTATTCCACGATATTTTAAATGTGCCAGAGGTGGAAGAGTTATTGTCCCCTATTTTGGCGGTAATTCCTTTACAGTTGCTTTCCTATTACATCGCTTCTTTGCGTGGTTTGGATGTGGATCAACCCCGTAATTTGGCTAAAAGTGTTACGGTGGAATAG
- the tnsA gene encoding Tn7 transposition protein TnsA, with translation MARKKSDWSQNKLSRYLQEGRGKGEGKNYVPWKKIQDFPSCGRSSRISGWKTNRIHHFFSDQEKKMFFLLDWSDIVFDIKEHYPLQDLELAMKIADQMGIKYPIDSQSSTPYILTTDFMISIKTDEGITDVARTIVSSSELIKKRKVELLELERRYYQNFNINWGVVTEKGISKIFAQNIEWVHSSYNLDDTQQNIKTLKTILKEELNRKNKSIQEITSDLDNVMNLELGTSLSVFKHLLARKEIYCDMSSRKISTKFSTSFIQIK, from the coding sequence ATGGCTCGAAAAAAAAGTGATTGGTCACAAAATAAACTGAGTCGATACTTACAAGAAGGTAGAGGAAAAGGAGAGGGAAAAAATTATGTTCCTTGGAAAAAAATTCAAGATTTTCCTTCTTGTGGCCGTTCTTCGAGAATATCTGGTTGGAAAACAAATAGAATTCATCACTTCTTTTCTGATCAAGAGAAGAAAATGTTTTTCTTGCTAGATTGGTCGGACATTGTTTTCGACATTAAAGAACATTATCCTCTCCAAGATTTAGAACTAGCAATGAAGATTGCAGATCAAATGGGAATAAAGTATCCTATTGATTCTCAGTCAAGCACTCCTTATATTCTCACAACAGATTTTATGATTTCTATTAAGACTGATGAGGGAATAACTGATGTCGCAAGAACTATTGTAAGTTCTTCTGAACTTATTAAGAAAAGGAAAGTTGAGCTTTTGGAGCTAGAAAGAAGGTATTACCAAAATTTTAATATTAACTGGGGAGTAGTGACGGAAAAAGGTATATCAAAAATATTTGCTCAAAATATAGAGTGGGTTCACTCTAGTTACAACCTAGATGATACACAACAAAATATTAAGACTTTAAAAACAATTCTTAAAGAAGAACTCAATCGCAAAAACAAAAGCATACAAGAAATTACCTCTGATCTTGATAATGTGATGAATTTGGAGCTAGGAACTTCGCTTTCTGTTTTTAAACATTTATTAGCCAGAAAGGAAATTTATTGTGATATGAGTTCGAGGAAAATTTCTACAAAATTCTCAACAAGTTTCATCCAAATAAAATAA